GATTTCGTCCAGGGCGGCCAGCCTTCCACGTCGATAAGTAGTTCCCATACCCGTGCAGCCGGTGCGTGCACGATTTCCTCACGTATGTACCGCATCCGCCACCTCCATTTCGACCGGCATCATCGCCCCGACGGGCCGGTTGGGCTCTGGGTAGCCCGGGACGGCAGGTCGTCGAATCGCGCTCAGGGTGGCCGTCTTTGCTGAAAGCCGGCGGGCAGCGCACAACGCAAACAGCGCGAGAAATCTTTCGAATTCTCGCGCTGTCTACGTGTGGCACCAACTGACCGCCCACCGCACCGCAGACCCCTCGAAGCAGCGGCTCGGATCGCGGCAGTCTTATGCCGATTAGGCGACTACCCGCTCGCGCACGGGGTAACCGTTGCGCTCAGCCAGCGACCGCAGTTGGCCCAGCGCGAACGCCCGGGCCCGGCCTGACTCAGGAATTACCACACCGGCCCAAAGGCCTTCCGCGCCCGGGGATTCGACGGCGTCCCGAGCGCACGCCCAGCGCCGCGGGCAGGCCCGGCACATCGCCTTGGCCTCGTTGTCGGGTGTCGTTGTCCAGCGGTCGGGGTCCTGCGTGCAGACGCCCAGCGGGACCTCGTACAGCG
The nucleotide sequence above comes from Mycobacterium pseudokansasii. Encoded proteins:
- a CDS encoding WhiB family transcriptional regulator: MTATALYEVPLGVCTQDPDRWTTTPDNEAKAMCRACPRRWACARDAVESPGAEGLWAGVVIPESGRARAFALGQLRSLAERNGYPVRERVVA